CAGCAGAGCAAATGCGAGACGCGCATCAAATATTGGCAGCCCGTGGAGTGCCTTTGGCTGTCAACCAAGTACGCTATTCTTTACTCAGTCGCCAAGTTGAAAGCAAAGGTATTATCACAACTGCCCGTGAGTTGGGTGTGACTATCTTGGCTTATAGTCCTTTAGCACAAGGATTACTCACAGGCAAGTACAGTATTGATAGTGCTGAAATCCCCACTGGTGCGAGGAAAATAGACTCGCGATTTAAGAAAGAAGGACTGCAAAAAATTGCCCCAGTGATATCTTTACTACGCAACTTCGGGGAAAAATACGATCGCACCCCTGCTCAAGTTGCTCTCAACTGGTTAATTGCTCAGGGGAATGTTATTCCCATTGCTGGGGTGAAGACAGCCGAACAGGTACGGCAAAATGCTGGTGCTTTGGGCTGGAGACTGAGTGATGATGAAATTGGAGACTTAGAACAAGTTAGTCGTCTTTGGCTGTAGTATTTTTGATCTGTCTAAAAAAGCCAAAAAGTCAAGAGTATAAAGTCAAAATCTTAACTCTTGACTCTTAACTCTCAACTCTTAACTTTGCCGAATTTTAGATTTGGATTTTGGATTAAAGGAAAAGTCTAAAATCCAAAATTGATTAACTTCTAACTGTTGACTAAGAAGCTGATTCTCTAGCTATAGGTGAACCTATCTTTTTACTAGGGGATGCAGAAGAATCCTGTCCACTTGTCCGCAGTTTTGGTTTGGGAGAAGAATGTCTTTCTTCACCATTGTTACTATCTGATTTCCACGCAGCACGGGGGCGATCGCTAGAAGATGATTCACGACGCTTGCCAAGTCTGGGTTTGGGAGCAGAGGATTCTTCTTGGGGAATTTCCACGTCTGAACTCAACCAAGCGGGACGAGTTTGATCGTAAGCGATTTGTAGTGCAGCTGCGGCGATCGCTTGAGCATCGTATTCTTCAATCAATTCGCTGACAATGGGCAAGAATGAAGCCAAACGCTCACCTGTCAAAGCTTCCCGCACCAGTTCTTGCAATTTCAGAATGTGTTTTGCTTCAATCTGGGCGCGTGTGGGAATCGTCAGTACTTGCCAACTTTGGCGGTTATGACGTTCAAATGTTTGCTGTTTGCGGCGCTCAAATGGTTGTACTAAAGAAATTGCTGTTCCTTCTTTACCAGCACGACCAGTACGACCAATGCGGTGAACGTAAGTTTCTACGCTATCGGGTAAGTCGAAGTTGATTACATGGGAGAGTTGATCGACATCTAACCCTCTTGCTGCAATGTCAGTTGCTACCACCCAGCGAACTTGACGGTTACGGAATCTGATTAATAACCGTTCCCGCGCTTGTTGGGACAAGTCACCGTGGTATTCATCGACACTGTGACCAGCGCCTTGCAACTGACTGGTGAGTTCGGCGGCTGTACGTCTGGTGCGAACAAAGATTAAAGCTGTTTCTGGATCTTCCATTTCCAGAATTGGCTGTAAAGCTTTGGCTTTTGTCCAGTGGCGGGGGATCAAGTAAGCTACTTGATTAATCTTGTTGGGAGCGGCTTTTGGCTGCTCAACGGTGACAGTTGCAGGCGATCGCAAGAACTTGTTCACCAACATCCGAATCGATGGTGGCATTGTCGCCGAGAATAAAGCTGTTTGGCGATCTACGGGCGCTTGCGAGAGGATTTTGATCACATCGTCGATAAAGCCCATGCTCAACATTTCATCAGCTTCATCCAACACAAACCACTTCACTTGATCGAGCTTTAAACAGCCGCGATCGAGCAAATCGATCACCCGTCCTGGAGTACCCACGACCATGTGAACGCCACGTTTGAGTTGTAACATTTGACGGTCAATTGATTGACCACCGTAGATTGCTAACACCCGCAATCCTTCATTACCGATGAATTGGGCGATCGCATCGTGAACTTGCATCGCTAATTCACGAGTTGGTGTTAAAACTATGGCTTGTACGGCTCTTTGATTGATATCTAGCCGCTCTAAAATTGGTAGTGAAAATGCTGCCGTTTTGCCTGTTCCAGTTTGAGATTGACCGACTACATCACGACCAGCTAGCAATTGGGGAATTGCTTGCACTTGAATGTTAGTTGGTTCGGTAAAACCGATTTTTTCTAGTTGTTCGACACGCTCTTGGGAAATACCTAATTCTTGAAATGAAAGAGTCATTAATTCGTCCTAAATTTTATGTAAGGATTTTTGGATTAGTCATTTAGTCATTAGTTATTTAGTCATTAGTCATTAGTCATTAGTTATCGGCTACTAGTGAGCCAAGGGCGATAGCGCAGCCTCAAGCTATGCCAACGAATCCGCGAACTTCAGGTAAACCCTCATGAAAACTGCCATTAATGCAGCGTTGACCTCAGAATAAGGGTGAATCTGGAAGGGTCATTTAACAAAAGACAAAGGACAAAAGACAAATAACAATTTAGTTATTGACTACCTGACCATAGAGGTCGTATGTATCAGCGTGGTGAATCGCTATTGGCACGATGGTTCCTAATTTTGCCTGGCCTTTGACATATACCAGACCATCAACCTCTGGAGAAAATCTACCTGAACGACCTATTAATTCACCACTTTCAGGATTTTCTTGCTCAATCAGGACATCAACGATTTTGCCTACTTCCTGTTGATTTTTCTTTTGGGAAATCGGTTGCTGGATTTCCATAAGTTGGTATCGGCGCTCGTCCATCACTTCTTGGGGCAAGTGATTTGGGAGTTTGTAAGCTGGGGTTCCTTCCTCAGAGGAAAAGGTGAAGACACCAACATGGTCAAATTCATGCCGTTGAACAAATCCTAGTAGATGCTCAAAATGCTCTTCAGTTTCTCCTGGGAAACCAACAATAAATGTTGTCCGCAATACGGCTGTTGGTAGCGCCGTTTTGATGCGATCTATAATCCCATCATTTACGCGCCCTTGCCAAGGGCGGTTCATGGCGCGGAGAATCTCTGGATGAGAATGCTGTAAGGGCAAATCCAGGTAAGGCAAGACGTTGGGTG
This portion of the Nostoc sp. GT001 genome encodes:
- a CDS encoding DEAD/DEAH box helicase encodes the protein MTLSFQELGISQERVEQLEKIGFTEPTNIQVQAIPQLLAGRDVVGQSQTGTGKTAAFSLPILERLDINQRAVQAIVLTPTRELAMQVHDAIAQFIGNEGLRVLAIYGGQSIDRQMLQLKRGVHMVVGTPGRVIDLLDRGCLKLDQVKWFVLDEADEMLSMGFIDDVIKILSQAPVDRQTALFSATMPPSIRMLVNKFLRSPATVTVEQPKAAPNKINQVAYLIPRHWTKAKALQPILEMEDPETALIFVRTRRTAAELTSQLQGAGHSVDEYHGDLSQQARERLLIRFRNRQVRWVVATDIAARGLDVDQLSHVINFDLPDSVETYVHRIGRTGRAGKEGTAISLVQPFERRKQQTFERHNRQSWQVLTIPTRAQIEAKHILKLQELVREALTGERLASFLPIVSELIEEYDAQAIAAAALQIAYDQTRPAWLSSDVEIPQEESSAPKPRLGKRRESSSSDRPRAAWKSDSNNGEERHSSPKPKLRTSGQDSSASPSKKIGSPIARESAS
- a CDS encoding aldo/keto reductase is translated as MENITLGQNGPSVTPLCIGTWAWGDKLFWNYGDRYGPEQLQEAFTAALEAGITFFDTAEVYGMGLSEKFLGQFLQQTQQPVQIATKFGPLPWRFTAQSVSDALTASLKRLQLERIALYQVHWPFAFFLSQETLMNALADEVKRGRIAAVGVSNYSAEQMRDAHQILAARGVPLAVNQVRYSLLSRQVESKGIITTARELGVTILAYSPLAQGLLTGKYSIDSAEIPTGARKIDSRFKKEGLQKIAPVISLLRNFGEKYDRTPAQVALNWLIAQGNVIPIAGVKTAEQVRQNAGALGWRLSDDEIGDLEQVSRLWL